In the genome of Bremerella sp. P1, the window AGGCAAACGCATTCTCCAGCGTCGACGATCGCATCGAGATGCCTTGGCTGAGACGAACCTTGAGGATGTCATCGGCCAAGGAAAGCTCGGTAGTCAGAACCATCGAACCGTCGCGTAGCCCAACCCAGACCCCCTGCTCTGCCGTCGGCAACTTGCCTGCCGAACGAGCGAAGTGGATCTCGGCGATCCGCTTGCGATCCAGCTTCAGGGCTTTGTCGCCGATCTGAAATTCGACCGACAAAGGAGTCAGCCGGCGAAACGTGCCGTCGATATAGTCGCCGTTGGCCAGTAGCAAACGATCGCGTGTTCCCTCGTAAGCATGAATGCGATCGAGCGAGATTTGTGTCTTGTCAGGATCCAAATACGAACGAAGCAGGATCCCACGCAAAGGACGTAGTGGGAATTTCATTTCGTCCCACAAGCGATTGTAGGCGTGCAGTTGCGTGCCTTCGGTACGAAGTTCCTTGGCCACGATGCGTGAACCATCCTCGAAGACCACGACGCCATCGTCACGAATCAGCTGTGGGTTACCAAACCGGACGATGCTTGCCGGATCGATCTCGCCGTCGCTAGTTATCCAGCCGTCGATCGACGGGATCGCGGTAATTGCGACGTTGGCTTCCGGCTTGCCGATGGCAATCAGTGGTCCGTCCAGACGCGACTGACCGTAGGCCATGGTCGAAGCCAGCAAGATCCACGCGAAGACAAAACTACGGGCAAGCAAAGTCATTACTTCTGGAAGATAGGGAGATAGTTATTGGGAAGTTGCAGCACGATGCAAGCCATCGCAGTGCCGTACTCGGGACAGATGAAGTCGGTCCAGAAGCCTTGGGCCGTTTGCCGTTCGGTCAAGACTTCACGAATCATGCGGTAGTATCGATCCCACCGCTGGGTGCCGACATGCCAAAATGCCTGAGCCGCGTAATACTGGCCGTAGAAGAAGTGATTGTTCCCACGGAACGTGCTTTCCTGGGGAAGGTTGTCGTCCAGGTACTTCAGGGCCCGCTCGATGATTTCCCCTTCGTACATCCCCGCACTATACAGCGCAACGACACCAGCGGCCGAACGAGGAAACGCACTAGGACCACCACTGAGCATGTAGCTGAACCCACCATCGGCGTTCTGACTGCGGGTGACGTAATCGATACAGCGGTCAACCGTTTCATTGGGGACAAAAATGCCCGCGTTGCGTGCCGCACGCAGAGCCATCATCTGGCACACGGTTACTGAGATATCCGCTTCGCTACGAACCGGCTGATAACGCCAACCGCCGTCGGCATTCTGCGTGTCGACGATCAACTTCACCGCCGCGCGGACCGTATCGCGAAGTTCAGCAGCGCCAGACATGCCGTACACTTCCGCTAGAAACAGCGTCGCAAAACCGTGCCCGTACATCGGACCATGCGTGCGAGCGTTGGGCAACGCGACAAAGCCGCCGCTCTGCGTGTTGGCCAACAGGTAATCAAGACACGCCGAGATATTCGCTCCGTAGGGACCCCGATTGGGCGAACTGCCCGCAGCCATGAATGCCAGACCGGCGAGGCCAACAACCGCCGTATTCGCGCGGTAGCCGTCGGTACCGAACGCACCACGTTGGCTACCGTTCATCGTTTGCCGCTGAACGAGGTACTGCAGCCCTTGATCGATGCTCGATTGAACTTCACGCGTGATCAAACCACGCGAGTTCCGCCGGGACGTACCGCGCCACTCTTGGGCAGACAGCAGCGACCCAACACCGCAACTCCCGGCGGCGGCCAACGCAGACTTCAATAGTGTTCGGCGAGTGGTTTGGCTCATACGGCTTCGCTGCTTATTCTTCGATTTCGGCCAGCTTGCGGAAATACTCTTGGGTCAACCGCTCGTACTTCGGCAGAAAACGCTCCATCGAGCTGTTCGAGATCTGCTTCCGCAAATGAGGCGGCAAGTTACCCCAGGCCTTTTTTATCAACGCGTCTTGTTCCTCAGGCGAGATCGCTAGGACCTTCGCATCACGCAATTTGTCGCTGCTATCCTGGGAGTCTTCGCTTTTTTCACCTTGTTGCATCTGGGCCTGGCTTGGCTGCGAATCGCCCCCTTGCTGCTCTTGCGGTTGCGACTGACTTTGTCCTTTTTGCTGTTGTTGGGACTGCTGCTGACCCGTTTGCTGCTGTTGCTGTTGCCCTTGCTGCTGATTCTGCTGTTGGTTTTGTTGCTGCTGGCTCTGCGACTGATTCTGTTGCTGTTGTTGGTTCTGCTGCTGGTTTTGATTTTGCGAATTATTGTTGGATTGGTTTTGATTGTTCTGGTTGTTTTGCTGCTCCAACAGCTTTTCGATTTCCACGATGATCTCTTGCTGCATCGCCACGGTTTGCGATTCGGCCTGACCACCGGCCATTCGCTTTTGTACTTCTCGCATGAGGCCCCCGATCTTGGTCAGGGGGTCTTCTCCTTGCATCTGATTGGTCTGATCGGATCCAAAACCGCGTGGCCCCTCGGCTCCATCTGGGGAACCTTCCTCGCCGATATCTTCACCATCCGTATTCCTACCAGCATCGGTCGGTGGCTTTGTGTCGTCAGGTGCCGCTTTAGCTTCTTCGGGCAGGTCGAGATCGTCGAACAGGTCACTACCCAGGTCGTTGAACAGTTCTTCATCCAGCGACGACATGCCGGCTCCATCGTCGGACGGTTCCTGGGCAGAGATCGGGGCCGCAATGATCGCGATTAACAGACTGGCGATCACCCAACTGGTGATGACAAATCGTTTAGACATCGTTGTCCTCCTCCTGATCGGCATCGGCAGGCTCGGTCGGTTCGATATCAGGCAAGTTCTCGGGATCGAAGATTTCCTCTTCCGTATTCTTGATCAGGTTCAACGTCATCTCCGAAAGTCGCCCCTGCTCGGCGGCCAGTCGCGACAGTTCAGCCTGGTCGGCGTCGTTGGGGTCCTTTTCAATCTTCTCGCCCAACGTCTGAGTGCGAGCCTTGAGAGACTCTTGCATCATCTTCAAAAGCCGCAGCTGAGCCGTTTGGCTGATTCCGTCCTGGCTCCCTTGCTGCTGTTGCTGCTGGTCGCCTTGATCTTGTTGCTGCTGGTCGTCCTGCTGCTGGTCCTGCGAGCCTTGCTGGTTTTCTTGCTCTTCCATGGCGGTAATTAACTGCTCGAGCCGCAGGACGGCTTCATCGGCCAGCGAAAGCATTCTTGCATCGATCTCTCCGGTGTCCAGCAAACGCGACAGATCGGTCGTGACTTCGGCCGTCAATTGCAGCGACAGATGGTAGACCTCAGCCTTGGCGATCGACTCGGCGAACGAGCGGATCTCGTCGGTCAGGGTTGCTTGTTCCAGCGAGATCCCTTCGAGCGTTTGCTTCTGGGCCTGGGTCAGTAGGCCGTTTTTCTTTTTCAATTCGTCCAAGCGAACCAGTTCGTCCCGAATGCGTGTTTGCCGAATGATCAACTGTTCGATCGACTGCTTCAGCTTGGCCGCTTGTTCCTGAGCCAGGTCCTGTTCGACTTGCTCTTGGCGCTGCTGCAGTTCCTGTTGAGCATCTTCCAGATCCTTCTGCGCCTGGTCGATTTCGTCTTGAAGCTGCTGCGTGTCCATGTTCTGAGCGTTCTTGGCCGCCTCTTCTAAACGCTCGGCGGCGTCGCGAACTTTTTCAGCTGCTTTGTTGGAGGTAAGTCTTTCCAGCTTACGCGCCAAACGTTCGGCTTGGTCTTGTAACTGCTGGGCCTGCTGTTTCAGGTTCTCGAGCTTTCGCTGTTGCGACTGCTGAGCCTGCTGACTGCCCATGTCGCCCGACTGCATCTGGGCTTCATCCGCTTTTCGCTTCAGTTCTTTCTGGCGGTCCTGCAGATCTTCAAGTTCCTGCTGGGCCTCGTCCAGCTTTCGTTTCAATTCTTTCTTATCGGTTTCGCGGCGGTTTTGGAGGGTGTCGAGCACATCCTCCAGCGACTTTTCGACCTGCTGCTGCGACTCTTTGGCCGAAGAGAGTTGATTTTGCTCGATACGCTGGCCTGCTTGCCGCATCCGCTGCGAGACAGCCGCATCCCGGTTTTCGTTGATCGCGTCCTTGAGCGTATTGGCGACCTCTTCACTTTCAGGATCGTTTTCCATCATGTCCCGCATTCGCGACTGAATGCGATCGAGTTCGCCAGCCAGGTTCGTTTGCTCTTCGGCCATCTGCTTCAGGTCGGCACGATCCTCCGGCGACATCCGTTCGACATCTTGGCCGAGCGTTTCAGTCTGCTTCGCTTCGGTTCGCTTCTCGAGATCTTTCTGACGATTGGCCAGGTCACGCACATCCATCGCGAAGCGTCGGAACGTATCCCACTTGTTCAGGTCGTTCTGCCAATCTTGCAATTGCCCGGCGACCTTCTCTTGCCGCTTGCCAATCTCATCGAGCTGCTGCTTGGTGCGCTGGGCATTCTGCTTTTTCGTTTCGGCAGAAGCCTCACCGGTCGGCGTTGATTCCATCGGCTGGTCGGACGATTCTTCGCCGGAAGCAGGACTCTCTTCATTGTCTTCCGTGCTGCTGCCTTCGGGCTTGGCATCTTCCTCCTCAGGCTTCCCTTCGGTTGGCTTTTCGCCGGCCTCGGAACCATCCGAATTTTCTTGCGGTTTCTCATCGGCATTGTTCTCGCCAGTCTGCTCGCCCATGTCCGTTTCCGACGGCTTGTTGCTACCGCTCGGCTGGTTGGCAGACTCCACACCGCGCGGTGTTTGACGTCGAAGCTGAGTGATCTCCGATTCGATCGGGGTCAATTCCGCATCCGCGATTGACTCGATCTTTTCCTTGAGGTCTTGCAATATCTCCGAAGCATCGTGGTCGGTCTGGCGATTCTGCTTCAACTCATCCAGGAGTTCATCAATCAGTTTGGCGGCACTATCACGGCCGGTGACTAGTTTCTCGCGAACGTTCTTTTGGTTCTGTTCGCTGTTTTGCAGGTTGGCAAGTTCAGCCGGCCCCAGCTGAGAGCCTTCTTCTAACTTGATTTCAACGCTACGCGTCTGCTGCCGGGCATCTTGCTGCAATCGGCGAGCCTCGGCGATCTTGGAAATAATCTCACGCTGCTGCCGATTCACCCGCTGATCGAGTTGTTCTTCGGAGATGATCGTGATGATCCGCGGCAAGCTCGTCCCGGTTTGTGGCCGGTAGTCGTTGGCGGCAATGGTCATTTCCAGAATCGTACCCGGCGTCAAGCCCTCAAGCTCAGAAAAGTCGAGAGAGTGCGTGATCTCTAGATCTTCCGAGAGCCCCATCGCCAGGTTACTGGGAGCAGATTCGAAGGGACGCTCCTCTGGGCCAGTAAACAGAGACTGCTCAATCAGGACCGAATCGTCGGCCTGCTTCTTGACGACCAGCTTCACGTCTTGTGTCTGCAGGTCATCGCGAACGGCAGCCGAAAGTTCCAATAGGGCCGAAGGGGTAAGCGACATATTACGATCAGGCTGAACCCAGGACACAATCGGCGCTTTATCGGGAATCACACGTACCGGGAAGCGTCGTCCTTCGGCTTTCTTCAGACCAGACTCGACCGTCACTTCAATCCAGTAACTTCCACTGGCCGCCAGTACCGGCCCCTTGGCAGGCTCGCCCTCGGCACCTTCCTGCGGGGTCGAGAAGCTGTAGCCATCTTCGCCTATCACCAGGGGAAAAACTTCCGACTTGCCGGCGGTCTCGAAGACGAATTCGGCCTGGGTGATCTTCTGATCGACCTTGCCATACAACTGCGCGGTCGTGCCTTGCAAAGCGATGATCGAACGTGGCGACTGGCTGGGCAGCCAACGCGTATAGTCAGGCGGGACCAACGTAACTTGCACGTCCGAGAACTTCGGCGGTTTGACCACTTCGACCGCGTGCCACGTCATCGTATCGTCGTCGCCACCTTCGACGCGAAACTCGAAGGCTCGCTGAATGCCGTCCAACTGGTAAACCATTCGGTTGGCTTCCAGATCGAGCTGCATGGGGTGCGTCATCGGCCGGCCATCAGCTTCGTAACGAACTTGCAGTTCGACCATCTCGGGCAGGTTGCGATTGAGGTCTTCCACCTCGATCACTGCGCGGCCTCCCAGGGGAACCACCTTCGGCGGATCCACCAAGGCCAGATTATTTTGCCGCGGCCACTCGATGGACTTCCACGGCATCGCTAAACGCGAAACGGCCGTGCCGAATTGCTGTGGGGAAAAGAGCAAGACCGACAAGGTGACGAAAATAACACCACCCAGGGCATACAGTGCCTTGGTGGCCAGATGGCGATTGAGTGCGACCGACAAGTCCGTATAGGTCAGCGTGTCCGCCATCTCGCTAATGTGCTTACGGCGGAAGTAAATCGAACTTCCGGCGGCATCCTGTTCGTCTTGCTCCAGGAAGAACAAGGCGCTCGATATCTTGTCACGCAGTTCGGGAAAGAACTGCTCGATCCGCTGGGCAATCTGCTGCAGCGACGGCGACCAATTCCAGGCCGGGACCATCCACCAGATGACCGCGAACACCAATCCACCGAGCGTTATCAGCGACAGAAACCAACGCGTTCCGATATCGTCTTGCCGCAACAGATAGTCGAACAGGGCCATTCCCAGAAGCAGCAGCATCCCGGCGGCCAGCCCCCACGCCGTACCACGCAGACGAACCCGCCGCATCGCGCCGCGACGTGCTTCTTCGACCCGCTGCACCACCAGGTGATGCACGGGCCGGGTGTTCGATTTTTGTGCGTCGGATGCCATCCGTACTATCCTCGGGAAAAACTAAACCAGGCCCATACGTTTTCGCAGAACCCACTCACCAATTAATAGTGTGACGAACAACAGGGCAAGTTTCCAGGAATTCCATAGCGGCTCGGGGGGCAAGGTCTGAATTCTTACCTGTCGTCCTCGTGGTAGGGC includes:
- a CDS encoding NPCBM/NEW2 domain-containing protein, with product MTLLARSFVFAWILLASTMAYGQSRLDGPLIAIGKPEANVAITAIPSIDGWITSDGEIDPASIVRFGNPQLIRDDGVVVFEDGSRIVAKELRTEGTQLHAYNRLWDEMKFPLRPLRGILLRSYLDPDKTQISLDRIHAYEGTRDRLLLANGDYIDGTFRRLTPLSVEFQIGDKALKLDRKRIAEIHFARSAGKLPTAEQGVWVGLRDGSMVLTTELSLADDILKVRLSQGISMRSSTLENAFAYVKYLRPLDSDVRYLSDLEAIGFKSLGFLNANWDYRKDRNVQGGTLKSNGYVSQKGLGLHATARLAYKVENQASRLRAKVGIDDDTDGAGSVIFKVFASETGKSWKTIYESPIVRGGQSPLDVDVSVQGMKGLALVVEYADGADVLDHANWMDARFEME
- a CDS encoding prenyltransferase/squalene oxidase repeat-containing protein, whose translation is MSQTTRRTLLKSALAAAGSCGVGSLLSAQEWRGTSRRNSRGLITREVQSSIDQGLQYLVQRQTMNGSQRGAFGTDGYRANTAVVGLAGLAFMAAGSSPNRGPYGANISACLDYLLANTQSGGFVALPNARTHGPMYGHGFATLFLAEVYGMSGAAELRDTVRAAVKLIVDTQNADGGWRYQPVRSEADISVTVCQMMALRAARNAGIFVPNETVDRCIDYVTRSQNADGGFSYMLSGGPSAFPRSAAGVVALYSAGMYEGEIIERALKYLDDNLPQESTFRGNNHFFYGQYYAAQAFWHVGTQRWDRYYRMIREVLTERQTAQGFWTDFICPEYGTAMACIVLQLPNNYLPIFQK
- a CDS encoding DUF4175 family protein, encoding MASDAQKSNTRPVHHLVVQRVEEARRGAMRRVRLRGTAWGLAAGMLLLLGMALFDYLLRQDDIGTRWFLSLITLGGLVFAVIWWMVPAWNWSPSLQQIAQRIEQFFPELRDKISSALFFLEQDEQDAAGSSIYFRRKHISEMADTLTYTDLSVALNRHLATKALYALGGVIFVTLSVLLFSPQQFGTAVSRLAMPWKSIEWPRQNNLALVDPPKVVPLGGRAVIEVEDLNRNLPEMVELQVRYEADGRPMTHPMQLDLEANRMVYQLDGIQRAFEFRVEGGDDDTMTWHAVEVVKPPKFSDVQVTLVPPDYTRWLPSQSPRSIIALQGTTAQLYGKVDQKITQAEFVFETAGKSEVFPLVIGEDGYSFSTPQEGAEGEPAKGPVLAASGSYWIEVTVESGLKKAEGRRFPVRVIPDKAPIVSWVQPDRNMSLTPSALLELSAAVRDDLQTQDVKLVVKKQADDSVLIEQSLFTGPEERPFESAPSNLAMGLSEDLEITHSLDFSELEGLTPGTILEMTIAANDYRPQTGTSLPRIITIISEEQLDQRVNRQQREIISKIAEARRLQQDARQQTRSVEIKLEEGSQLGPAELANLQNSEQNQKNVREKLVTGRDSAAKLIDELLDELKQNRQTDHDASEILQDLKEKIESIADAELTPIESEITQLRRQTPRGVESANQPSGSNKPSETDMGEQTGENNADEKPQENSDGSEAGEKPTEGKPEEEDAKPEGSSTEDNEESPASGEESSDQPMESTPTGEASAETKKQNAQRTKQQLDEIGKRQEKVAGQLQDWQNDLNKWDTFRRFAMDVRDLANRQKDLEKRTEAKQTETLGQDVERMSPEDRADLKQMAEEQTNLAGELDRIQSRMRDMMENDPESEEVANTLKDAINENRDAAVSQRMRQAGQRIEQNQLSSAKESQQQVEKSLEDVLDTLQNRRETDKKELKRKLDEAQQELEDLQDRQKELKRKADEAQMQSGDMGSQQAQQSQQRKLENLKQQAQQLQDQAERLARKLERLTSNKAAEKVRDAAERLEEAAKNAQNMDTQQLQDEIDQAQKDLEDAQQELQQRQEQVEQDLAQEQAAKLKQSIEQLIIRQTRIRDELVRLDELKKKNGLLTQAQKQTLEGISLEQATLTDEIRSFAESIAKAEVYHLSLQLTAEVTTDLSRLLDTGEIDARMLSLADEAVLRLEQLITAMEEQENQQGSQDQQQDDQQQQDQGDQQQQQQGSQDGISQTAQLRLLKMMQESLKARTQTLGEKIEKDPNDADQAELSRLAAEQGRLSEMTLNLIKNTEEEIFDPENLPDIEPTEPADADQEEDNDV